One window of Solwaraspora sp. WMMA2056 genomic DNA carries:
- a CDS encoding sigma-70 family RNA polymerase sigma factor, which yields MTVHISAATESASATAGADTQLRELYESQAPGLLRYLIRLTNGDRHRAEDLLQETLLRAWRRPESRTGTGEWRRSWLYTVARNVAIDDLRTTRPVELAGELLDDHPDTDDPVERLLDAGVVHAALDSLPDRLRTVLVEVYLRERSGEETAQLLGVPVGTVKSRTFYALQALRERLAPVAVSHRPSAGSTGPAALR from the coding sequence ATGACGGTGCACATCAGCGCCGCGACGGAGTCGGCGTCGGCAACTGCCGGCGCCGACACGCAGCTGCGTGAGTTGTACGAGAGCCAGGCGCCAGGGCTGCTGCGGTACCTGATCCGGCTCACCAACGGTGACCGGCACCGGGCCGAGGACCTGCTGCAGGAGACCCTGCTGCGGGCCTGGCGCCGGCCGGAGTCGCGGACCGGCACCGGCGAGTGGCGCCGGTCCTGGCTCTACACGGTCGCCCGCAACGTGGCGATCGACGACCTGCGGACCACCCGGCCGGTCGAACTCGCCGGTGAGCTGCTCGACGACCACCCCGACACCGACGACCCGGTGGAACGCCTGCTCGACGCCGGGGTGGTGCACGCCGCGCTCGATTCCCTGCCGGACCGGCTGCGAACCGTCCTGGTCGAGGTCTACCTGCGGGAACGCTCCGGTGAGGAGACCGCGCAGCTGCTCGGTGTGCCGGTCGGCACCGTCAAGTCCCGGACCTTCTACGCCCTGCAGGCGCTGCGTGAGCGGCTGGCGCCCGTCGCGGTCAGCCATCGACCATCTGCAGGGTCCACCGGGCCGGCGGCCCTGCGGTGA
- a CDS encoding S8 family serine peptidase has translation MRMRGVRVPVAFGLILAVMAAGPLGVAGPAGAVGGAVAAAPVHRSAPEPGPTGSYQLYYVVAASVDGRPENLWLIASRLLGDADRATDIFDLNAGRPQPTGGALVDPSVLRAGWELVLPWDAVGEGVRYGHLTPVTAPANPTPRPSTPTGGGPAPSSPQPGASGQPGGAQPGAGQPTGTAAPSPTATPTPTPSASPSAGASRPPGTVAAGALPWLTSGCQASLIDWGQPWPALDEVWSRSRGAGVTVAVVDSGVDATLPELTGRVTAGADIVTGAGRAGTDCLGTGTAMAGIVAADLSAGSRSGVAPEAGVLPVRLVDTAGQARIPDQVTAIEVALSTGAEVVVVGGYVDLSDPQVTDAIATAAEHDSVVVVPARVGADLEPAPGPPDAVLRVAAVDDQGAPVAEHPAGEVDVVAPAVTGVEPRAATVYAAAYVAGVAALLRAAQPELTAAEVVQRLSDTAELASAAERDDQLGWGSVDPVAAVSVATQARAGGAGDGGTGGASGWPLAVASVVLVILGALFWARRRLGAPADDLADGTVDAEAGAVTGDKVTAGSARSAAGGTDEVTVAGPAGAVPDGSTADPDGAGPTAPTTSAKTQVTTVLDLSAGRPAPGVPPPPG, from the coding sequence ATGAGGATGCGCGGCGTCCGCGTACCGGTCGCCTTCGGCCTGATCCTGGCCGTGATGGCCGCAGGCCCGCTCGGCGTCGCCGGACCGGCCGGTGCCGTAGGTGGTGCCGTCGCCGCCGCACCGGTGCACCGGTCGGCCCCGGAACCCGGCCCGACCGGCAGCTACCAGCTGTACTACGTGGTGGCGGCGAGTGTCGACGGGCGGCCGGAGAATCTGTGGCTCATCGCCAGCCGGCTGCTGGGCGACGCCGACCGGGCCACCGACATCTTCGACCTCAACGCCGGCCGGCCGCAGCCGACCGGCGGTGCCCTGGTGGACCCGAGTGTGCTGCGGGCCGGTTGGGAGCTGGTCCTGCCCTGGGACGCGGTCGGCGAGGGCGTGCGGTACGGCCATCTCACCCCCGTCACCGCACCGGCGAATCCGACGCCGCGTCCGTCGACCCCGACCGGCGGCGGTCCGGCCCCGTCGTCACCGCAGCCCGGGGCCAGCGGCCAACCGGGTGGCGCCCAGCCGGGTGCCGGCCAGCCGACCGGCACCGCCGCGCCGTCGCCCACCGCGACCCCGACTCCGACCCCGTCGGCCTCGCCGTCGGCCGGTGCGAGCCGTCCGCCGGGTACGGTGGCCGCCGGCGCGCTGCCCTGGTTGACCTCGGGCTGCCAGGCGAGCCTGATCGACTGGGGGCAGCCGTGGCCCGCGCTCGACGAGGTGTGGTCACGCAGTCGGGGTGCCGGGGTGACCGTCGCAGTGGTCGACTCCGGGGTGGACGCGACGCTGCCGGAGCTGACCGGTCGGGTGACCGCCGGGGCGGACATCGTGACCGGCGCCGGGCGGGCCGGCACCGACTGTCTCGGTACGGGGACCGCCATGGCCGGGATCGTCGCCGCCGACCTCAGTGCCGGATCCCGCAGCGGGGTGGCACCGGAGGCGGGTGTGCTACCGGTACGGCTGGTCGACACCGCCGGCCAGGCCCGGATTCCCGACCAGGTGACGGCGATTGAGGTCGCCCTGTCCACCGGCGCCGAGGTGGTGGTGGTCGGCGGCTACGTCGACCTGTCCGACCCGCAGGTCACCGACGCGATCGCCACCGCCGCCGAGCACGACAGCGTGGTGGTCGTGCCGGCCAGGGTCGGTGCCGACCTGGAACCGGCCCCCGGCCCGCCGGACGCGGTGCTGCGGGTCGCCGCCGTCGACGATCAGGGTGCGCCGGTGGCCGAGCATCCGGCCGGCGAGGTCGATGTGGTGGCACCGGCGGTGACCGGCGTCGAACCGCGTGCGGCGACGGTGTACGCCGCGGCGTACGTGGCCGGTGTCGCGGCGCTGCTGCGCGCCGCCCAGCCGGAGCTGACCGCCGCCGAGGTGGTGCAGCGGTTGAGCGACACCGCGGAGCTGGCGTCCGCGGCCGAGCGTGACGACCAGCTGGGCTGGGGCAGCGTCGATCCGGTCGCGGCGGTCAGTGTGGCGACCCAGGCCCGGGCCGGTGGTGCCGGCGACGGCGGGACCGGTGGTGCCTCCGGTTGGCCGCTGGCGGTGGCGTCGGTGGTGCTGGTCATCCTCGGTGCCCTGTTCTGGGCCCGGCGCCGACTCGGCGCACCGGCGGACGACCTCGCTGACGGCACCGTCGACGCGGAGGCCGGCGCTGTCACCGGCGACAAGGTCACCGCCGGTTCGGCGCGGTCGGCCGCCGGCGGCACCGACGAGGTGACCGTTGCCGGCCCGGCGGGTGCGGTACCGGACGGCTCGACCGCCGACCCCGACGGTGCCGGTCCGACGGCCCCGACGACGTCGGCGAAGACCCAGGTGACCACGGTGCTGGATCTGTCCGCAGGCCGGCCCGCCCCCGGGGTGCCGCCACCGCCGGGCTGA